The proteins below come from a single Bombus pyrosoma isolate SC7728 linkage group LG10, ASM1482585v1, whole genome shotgun sequence genomic window:
- the LOC122571536 gene encoding pentatricopeptide repeat-containing protein 1, mitochondrial, translating to MFSLQKSCFPKTETIIGYINDRYYYIKQTEQFLYSLQIHNYINCSNNRTYSGLCCDKSQFGKKYTGNALNKNRLSQFSIYNKKFCRRTLSEDINTFGNLSYEEYEKIEMDKAEKEEKRFAEKVIPPKRQRLSYRDCCALIKSHLYNKNLQLAQNVLDIMKENGDKPNLYMYRLLLSGFAKQGDIEQCFKLFKKIKERGLTPNAPVYNSLLNVCAETNDTQKALDRLSFLREYFYKRNIDLSDIHYATLIRAYSRHNQTLTAFEIADEANDKGIFTQDIIAALFHAIVNDKENGLKYSLVLWHKMRLSKIKPTIFHYNLLLRAIRDTKFGDLKVNDIIVPGLIDTQIQLSETGRPDLLNFPPVLTTSLISVLRKNNYLISNNSDSRQQQELNIDAIDKNPLLTLNLNDILQENRLLLFGGIDKLLKRMKDDDVQPDAKTITLMLDLIPPTIESEKSFFRYVVKNKLKVDITSFNMLIKRRCLRKQYEAAKEVLNDIQFHHLIPNIITFGVLAIGCRMHKDGRELLEQMDTIGYAPNYVILETLMLNACSVRNFNYVLYLMDYILKNRIEPSQQILNILEKFDELLLQIIRNEGKYKYKAINEIMKDYNNFKIKYENWKEKVQSDILEISR from the exons ATGTTTTCTTTGCAAAAAAGTTGTTTTCCAAAAACAGAAACTATTATAGGTTATATAAATGatcgttattattacattaaacaaACGGAACAATTCTTATATTCAttacaaatacataattatattaattgttcCAATAATAGAACATATTCAGGGTTATGTTGTGATAAAAGCCaatttggtaaaaaatatactgGAAATgcactaaataaaaataggcTTTCAcagttttcaatttataataaaaaattttgtagaagGACATTGTCAGAagatattaatacatttgGAAATCTTTCTTATGAGGagtatgaaaaaattgaaatggataaagcagaaaaagaagaaaaaagattcgcAGAAAAAGTTATACCTCCAAAGAGACAAAGATTAAGTTATAGAGACTGTTGTGCACTTATTAAATctcatttatataataaaaatttacaattggCTCAGAACGTATTAGacataatgaaagaaaatggtGATAAAcctaatttatatatgtatagactATTACTTTCTGGTTTTGCTAAGCAAGGTGATATTGaacaatgttttaaattatttaaaaaaataaaagaaaggggTTTAACTCCTAATGCGCCTGTGTATAATAGTTTACTTAATGTTTGTGCTGAAACAAATGATACACAAAAAGCATTAGATCGCTTGTCATTTTtacgagaatatttttataagagaAACATAGATTTGTCTGATATACATTATGCAACTCTCATTAGAGCATATAGTCGTCATAACCAAACTTTGACTGCTTTTGAAATAGCAGATGAAGCAAACGATAAAGGCATTTTTACACAAGATATAATTGCTGCTTTGTTTCATGCAATAGTCAATGATAAAGAAAATGGACTAAAATATAGTTTAGTTTTGTGGCATAAGATGAGACTAAGTAAAATAAAGCCaactatatttcattataatctTCTTTTAAGGGCAATCAGAGATACAAAATTTGGTgatttaaaagtaaatgatATTATAGTACCAGGATTGATAGACACTCAGATTCAACTCAGTGAAACAGGAAGGccagatttattaaattttccaccaGTATTAACTACTTCACTTATTTCAGTACTTaggaagaataattatttaatctcaAATAATAGCGATTCTAGACAACAACAAGAGCTAAATATAGATGCAATTGATAAAAATCCACTATTAACCCTAAATTTAAATGACATATTACAAGAAAATCGATTACTCTTATTTGGTggaattgataaattattaaaacgtatGAAAGATGATGATGTGCAACCTGATGCAAAGACAATAACATTAATGTTGGATTTAATCCCACCTACAATAGAAtcagaaaaatctttttttagatatgttgttaaaaataaactaaaagttGATATAACTTCTTTTAATATGCTTATTAAAAGGAGATGTTTAAGAAAACAATATGAAGCTGCTAAA gaAGTACTCAATGATATTCAATTTCATCATTTGATaccaaatattattacatttggAGTATTAGCTATTGGATGCAGAATGCACAAGGATGGAAGAGAACTTTTAGAACAAATGGATACCATTGGCTATGCACCAAATTATGTGATTTTAGAAACATTAATGTTAAATGCATGTAGTGTTAGAAActttaattatgtattgtaTTTAATGGACTATATATTGAAGAATAGAATTGAACCATCACaacaaatattgaatattttagaaaaattcgatgaattgttattgcaaattattagaaatgag ggtaaatacaagtataaagcaattaatgaaattatgaaagatTATAACAACTTTaagataaaatacgaaaattggAAAGAGAAAGTGCAAAGTgatattcttgaaatatcaagatga
- the LOC122571533 gene encoding protein virilizer, whose translation MDNTELLFFDTFSHDISEELNLDLVQFPKPVYISEVRIIPLGARVQADFPGGVRLGATNPSQFEIEFFVNDLSKPGASTFESLGELEYKQNIHIQLECERKQIPTDGLVLRGWYTTITLAVYGTLTKSLNNPQEVASSAAGSAACVSGLEEVVENTTQISEQQSEWYYENQAQTNSNETCVAATPPPPIQPIQIVESSRNSTSDTGKTEMGHWEEDATNSTLKSTKRPSSPPSESLVSLSPESISAEEEETEQDGGEQETGEPFEPILSDEDIMADDIPPTVEYECENIQLNNIYSITPPDLFELEESSNVVEECHINKEMLDKIHEIFQSISKSVLHFNNASGQEKEAFVHNCESLCAILSPFHLNNTDFNDLTNIVNAGLDMDLACAQPQPAYKVRHVKVGVRLAETLCKLPQGPDILLKVDAPYKLLALCMRENVALPVKLSALRTLDAALISPIIVREFLISKSNLYKNALMMLDTAKLARLKYALSSLLRKVHTYEFLDEMKEIDELAITELTNTYICSPTLMAQPKRQLPAGVQMEFEREHNRNPRCHLIAYFEYHKLLYHILFALTSPKSDLNLIKATRRFLLRISDTKEGLLYLLKEPEVTKLILKALKCDLPGTGLVLAWRLQVVQCLLHLKYQPSDWMALKKLHSFLIFPEGLQAVITVLSKGEFIEILIPYLSDSNLCEFSAEIISATIRYSDRIEVFQNRAGIILEKSRTQAVLKDVTSYLTTAAQPSHWNYGDVSPLVACIRKNADKAASLPGQLITACRILYYLVFPSNNDVDPMEPYIELKYRNALTQLFAADGLTALIAVMANISEFYEQPFLHRAALTGRRGLALVALLLPCVRLTRALLERLVKCMATDFKDLTAVIPLLGVYSLVEAIPPIRIVQTLSEEIVGTLLVFTQAVDSDGSGNVAKSLWTQMLGEVLKMVSLSPCNFIPGLKLLTRLLPPVLTSKQTILTEDATRVLGLRKLWSAHLQAQANNLTETLRLLCASWNKDLLILLSKVCKQLSDLAAPTALLVGRCLLDGVIAATPLESNVLILALLSELARHAPMKATLLTLTSPASRAQVKSDQKYPPVIEMMCTALKNTNDVRMQYEILDIFETLCDCTLSLMQEDVNEPFEKRLTHSVPSKEPLLSILAVLIDILATSTKFEPDILQSTLRILLSLISHNYGLYHVKSCLENNPDALRSLLDHILVFEDPEAQPVIDLTIMFLENLIASESQGRSLYLRIQQLAALILWDKNDHPLEKIKRAQELVEILKSAEDKEEKEPIPEMLEPLLPTPEALLNQFSQRCLGTPDFASKRPKKFTFMCPNQASNENTVDLLALAAELLPADFNLLTEAQNLCSKTPPDDATQPLQSKAQTDDQETRDVQKQTTSPVSKVKQPFVTPMRGRTQFTNSLRGGPVVGSVGRGADPFRSRPPNTSRPPSLHVDDFVALETCGAQPTGPTGYNKLSIRGTCPSRAINTGTRSRPWTQETRPSYLR comes from the exons ATGGACAAtacagaattattattttttgatacCTTTTCACATGATATTTCTGAA GAGCTTAATCTAGATTTAGTACAATTTCCAAAACCTGTTTATATAAGTGAAGTTAGAATTATTCCATTAGGTGCTAGAGTACAAGCTGATTTTCCTGGAGGTGTCCGTTTAGG GGCTACAAATCCATCTCagtttgaaattgaattttttgtaaatgattTAAGTAAACCTGGTGCTTCTACATTTGAATCACTTGGGGAGTTGGAATATAagcaaaatattcatattcaatTAGAATgtgaaagaaaacaaataccAACAGATGGATTGGTATTAAGAGGCTGGTATACTACCATTACTTTAGCAGTATATGGAACATTAACAAAATCTTTAAATAATCCACAAGAAGTTGCTAGTTCGGCTGCTGGTTCTGCAGCTTGTGTTAGTGGGTTGGAAGAAGTTGTAGAAAATACTACTCAAATTTCAGAGCAACAATCCGAATGGTACTATGAAAATCAAGCACAAACAAACTCAAAT GAAACATGTGTAGCGGCAACGCCCCCTCCTCCTATACAACCAATTCAAATAGTAGAATCATCTAGAAATTCAACATCAGATACTGGAAAGACAGAAATGGGACATTGGGAAGAAGATGCTACAAACAGCACTTTAAAATCTACGAAACGTCCTTCTTCACCACCTTCTGAATCTTTAGTTTCTTTAAGTCCTGAAAGTATATCGgctgaagaagaagaaacagaacaGGATGGTGGTGAACAAGAAACTGGAGAACCTTTTGAGCCTATATTATCTGATGAAGATATAATGGCAGATGATATACCACCTACTGTAGAATATGAATGTGAAAATATTCagctaaataatatttattccataACACCACCTGATCTGTTTGAATTAGAAGAATCATCGAATGTTGTTGAAGAATGCCACATTAACAAAGAAATGCTGGATAAgattcatgaaatatttcaatctataTCAAAGtcagttttacattttaataatgcTTCAGGTCAAGAAAAAGAGGCATTTGTTCATAATTGCGAATCTTTATGCGCAATACTTAGTCCTTTTCATTTGAATAATACGGATTTTAATGATTTGACTAATATTGTGAATGCTGGTTTGGATATGGACCTTGCATGTGCTCAACCTCAACCAGCTTACAAAGTTCGCCATGTTAAAGTTGGTGTACGATTAGCAGAAACTTTATGTAAACTTCCACAAGGTCCAGATATTCTATTAAAAGTAGATGCaccttataaattattagcgTTATGTATGCGCGAAAATGTAGCACTTCCTGTGAAACTTTCCGCTCTTCGTACATTGGATGCTGCATTAATAAGTCCAATAATTGTTCGAGAATTTCTTATatcaaaaagtaatttatataaaaacgcTTTAATGATGTTAGATACAGCAAAGTTAGCAAGATTAAAATATGCTTTAAGTTCCTTATTAAGGAAAGTTCACACATATGAATTTCTtgatgaaatgaaagaaattgatGAGTTGGCTATTACTGAattaacaaatacatatatatgttcaCCTACATTAATGGCTCAACCAAAACGGCAACTTCCAGCTGGAGTACAAATGGAATTTGAACGGGAGCATAATCGAAATCCTCGATGTCATCTGATAGCATATTTTGAATATCATAaacttttatatcatattctaTTTGCTCTTACTTCTCCAAAATcagatttaaatttaattaaagctaCTCGACGTTTCCTCTTACGTATTTCTGATACAAAAGAAggcttattatatttattaaaagaaccAGAAGTtaccaaattaattttaaaagcttTGAAATGTGATTTACCTGGTACAGGATTGGTCTTAGCTTGGCGTCTTCAAGTTGTACAatgtttattacatttaaaatatcaaccTTCAGACTGGATGGCTTTAAAAAAACTTCAttctttcttaatatttcCTGAAGGTTTACAAGCTGTAATAACAGTACTTTCTAAAGgagaatttattgaaattttaatcccCTATCTTTCTGATTCAAATTTGTGTGAATTCTCTGCAGAAATTATATCAGCAACAATTCGCTATTCTGACCGAATAGAGGTATTTCAAAATCGCGCTGGaattattttggaaaaatcaCGAACGCAAGCTGTATTGAAAGATGTTACATCATATCTGACAACAGCAGCACAGCCATCTCATTGGAATTATGGGGATGTCTCACCACTTGTTGCATGCATTAGAAAAAATGCAGATAAAGCAGCCTCTCTTCCAGGACAATTAATTACAGcatgtagaattttatattatcttgtCTTTCCTTCAAACAATGATGTGGATCCAATGGAACCttatattgaattaaaatacagGAATGCATTAACTCAATTGTTTGCTGCTGATGGTTTGACAGCTCTTATTGCAGTTATGGCAAATATTTCGGAATTCTATGAACAACCATTTTTACATCGTGCAGCTCTAACAGGCAGAAGAGGCTTAGCATTGGTTGCATTACTTCTTCCATGTGTGAGATTAACAAGAGCATTATTGGAACGTCTTGTGAAGTGTATGGCTACAGATTTCAAAGATCTAACAGCTGTAATACCATTACTTGGTGTTTATTCATTAGTAGAAGCTATTCCTCCTATTCGAATTGTTCAAACTTTGTCTGAGGAAATAGTAGGAACACTCTTAGTATTTACACAGGCTGTGGATTCAGATGGATCTGGAAATGTAGCAAAATCATTATGGACTCAAATGTTAGGCGAAGTTCTCAAGATGGTTTCTCTAAGCCCATGTAATTTCATACCAGGCTTGAAACTTTTAACACGTTTATTACCACCTGTTTTAACTtcaaaacaaacaatactgaCTGAAGATGCTACCCGAGTTTTAGGTCTTAGAAAACTATGGTCTGCACATTTGCAGGCACAAGCTAATAATTTAACTGAAACATTACGATTGCTTTGTGCCAGTTGgaataaagatttattaattcttctcTCAAAAGTATGCAAGCAATTAAGTGATTTAGCAGCACCTACAGCACTACTCGTAGGTAGATGTTTATTAGATGGTGTAATAGCTGCTACACCACTAGAAAGTAATGTTTTAATTCTTGCTTTACTTAGTGAACTTGCAAGACATGCACCTATGAAGGCTACTTTGTTAACTTTAACTAGTCCTGCATCTAGAGCACAAGTTAAATCTGACCAAAAATATCCACCTGTTATTGAAATGATGTGCACTGCACTTAAAAATACAAACGATGTTAGGATGCAATATGAAATTCTAGATATCTTTGAAACATTGTGTGATTGTACACTAAGTCTTATGCAAGAAGATGTCAATGAACCATTTGAAAAAAGACTCACTCATTCAGTACCAAGTAAAGAACcacttttatctattttagctgtattaattgatatattaGCAACTAGCACAAAATTCGAACCTGATATATTACAAAGTACACTTCGTATACTTTTGTCTCTTATTAGTCATAATTATGGTTTATATCATGTAAAAAgttgtttagaaaataatcctGATGCATTACGGTCATTATTAGACCATATTTTGGTATTTGAAGATCCAGAAGCACAACCTGTTATAGATTTAACTATAATGttcttagaaaatttaattgcgTCTGAGTCACAAGGAAGATCTTTGTATTTACGTATACAGCAATTAGCAGCTTTAATATTATGGGATAAGAATGATCATCCTTTGGAAAAGATAAAACGTGCACAAGAATTAGTTGAAATCTTAAAGTCTGcagaagataaagaagaaaaagaaccaATTCCAGAAATGTTAGAGCCGTTATTGCCAACTCCTGAAGCTCTATTGAATCAATTTTCTCAACGATGTTTAGGTACTCCAGATTTTGCTTCTAAACGAccaaaaaaatttacatttatgtgTCCAAATCAAGCatcaaatgaaaatacagTAGATTTATTGGCGCTAGCAGCTGAACTGCTTCCTGCCGACTTTAATTTGCTAACAGAAGCTCAAAATTTATGTTCTAAAACCCCACCTGATGATGCTACACAACCATTACAATCAAAAGCTCAAACTGATGATCAAGAAACTAGAGATGTACAAAAACAAACAACATCTCCTGTTTCTAAAGTGAAACAACCATTCG TTACACCTATGCGAGGTCGAACACAATTCACTAATTCTTTAAGAGGAGGACCAGTAGTGGGAAGTGTAGGCAGAGGAGCAGACCCATTTAGATCAAGACCACCAAATACTTCACGACCACCTTCCCTTCATGTAGATGATTTTGTAGCATTAGAAACATGTGGAGCACAACCAACTGGACCTACAGGATATAATAAACTTAGCATTCGTGGCACATGTCCTTCACGGGCAATCAACACAGGAACAAGGAGTCGTCCTTGGACGCAAGAAACTCGTCCTTCTTATCTGCGCTAA